The Brassica napus cultivar Da-Ae chromosome C1, Da-Ae, whole genome shotgun sequence DNA segment TATGTTTACCCCAAATTCAACAACACTCAACGTGTAACGTCACAGAAGCTTTATCTCACAAATTACcattttctttactttttttttttggaaaaagggCATCTATTTTCTCTACTTGAATTTCAATCTATTTAAATTTACAACAAAATTATACagcttataaaaatttaaaaggaaaaactTTCAAGTGTCTTGAACTATATTTAGTActctaaatattaatatatattttttccacAGTGTAAGTatagattttgaaattaatttacttatttttccGTACATTATTCATGTTAAgacatgataaaaaaacaaaatggttAAGCATTTGAGAATTAATGATAAATTAAGTAACATTAATGCTACTAACAAACTCCAAACGTTAGAAATTTACTAACAAATTAATGGGTATAGTAAAAACACACATTAaatatctttctttcttctcatACCTTACAAATACGAGAAAGAATAAAGCAAACACAAAATCACACAAAAACACTTCACattttttactaattaattagttttttttttctcttctttccaAAAAATATGGAGAATTACGTCGACGAGAGTGGTTTTGCTCCTCTAAACCAAACCATCTTCGCACGTGATCAAGAACATATGAAAGAAGAAGATTTTCCATTTGAAGTCGTTGACCAATCAAAACCCACAAGCTTTCTTCAAGATTTTCACCATCTTGATCATGATAACCagtttgatcatcatcatcatcatcaatacCATGGCTCTACATCTTCAAATCCTTTGTTCGGTATCCAAACGACGTCGTCATGTGCCAATAATGCTCCTTACCAGCATTGCTCTTCTTACCAAGAAAACATGGTCGACTTTTATGAAACTAAACCACAGTTGATGAATCATCATTTCCAAGCTGCAGAGAATCCTTACTTGACTCGTAATCATCATCAAGAGATCAACTTGGTCGATGATAATGATCATATGAACTTGGAACAAAAcaacatgatgatgatgaggatgatccCTTTTGATTACCCTCCTACAGAGACCATCAACAAGCCTATGAACTTCGTGATGCCAGATGAAGTTTCATGTGTTTCTGCAGATAATAACTCTTATAGAGCGATGAGTTTCAACAAGACCAAGCCTTTTCTGACAAGAAAGTTGTCTTCATCCTCGTCGTCATCGTCAtggaaaggaaaaaagaaaacaacattagTCAAAGGACAATGGACTGCTGAAGAAGACAGGTTTTTTATTACCATAATAAAGCTTAAGATCAATATTGCATAATCAAGATTATTGATGGTTATATATTTCATAACCAACATTACTAACAAATCTTAGATAAATTGTCACATTTGTGGGTTAATTTTGCCAACAATAATTATACCGAAGCTAAAACTTGATTCAGAAATTAGCTAAATCAGTGAAACATAATCAACACATAGCTGATGGAGAACTTCTAACACCTCATGCAAGCTATTATTTAGAATAATTATTTCTAGTTGAATGATCTTGGCGTTctattacaaaaatatgaaatgttATCAATCAATACCATGTTTCTTGAATAATAGGATACTGATTCAACTTGTGGAGAAGTATGGACTGCGAAAATGGTCACATATTGCGCAAGTTTTACCAGGAAGGATAGGGAAGCAATGTAGAGAGAGATGGCATAACCATTTGAGACCTGACATTAAGGTATTAACTAGTAACTAACATTCATGTAATGATGCTTATGGAAACTAAAGACCAAAAAATGTTCATACCGGGGCTAACCAGGTCAGTAGAtattgtttattaaaaaaaggcTAACTAATGTTGAGAgattatgaatatatatatgttgcagAAAGAAACAtggagtgaagaagaagacagagTGTTGATAGAGTTTCATAAAGAGATTGGAAACAAATGGGCAGAGATTGCCAAAAGACTACCCGGAAGAACAGAGAACTCGATCAAGAACCATTGGAACGCGACAAAAAGAAGACAATTCTCTAAGAGAAAGTGTAGGTCTAAGTATCCAAGACCTTCTCTATTGCAGGATTACATAAAGAGCTTGGATGTGGGAGTgttgtcttcttcttcggtTCCTGCAAGAGGTAGACGTAAAGAGAGTAGCAAGAAGAAGGATGTTGTGGCTgttgaggagaagaagaaggagaaggagaaggaagatAAGTTTTACGGACAAGACAGGATTGTGCCTGAGTGTGTGTTTACTGATGACTTTGGATTCAATGAGAAACTGCTTGAGGAAGGATGTAGCATTGACTCGTTGCTTGATGACCTTCCTCAGCCTGACATGGATGCCTTTGTTCATGGAATCTaatctgttttggattttttctatttcagtttttgtttttttgttttttttttcatacaataTTCCGCTAAACTGCTGAGTGAGAAGCATATTGACTGATTTTTATGGCGGATTTCACTCACTTTTTCGGTCAGTTTTTCACCAGTTTTGCCAATAATACCTCAAAATAAGATGCATTGTTTGAGTTACATTTACATTGTATGTAATAATGTATTCCTTTGAAATGAAAATGACACTCTAATATGAATATCTGAAAACATCACTACTTAACTTGTGCACCAAGTAATCATACTAGACTGAACTCTTACTAACTTGTGCATAAAGAAACCATATGTTACTTTACCTCTCACAggttgaaaattttatatacttttgtcGAATTTtcgataaaatatatacatatatcaatccttaaacaaaatacaaaacacCATCTCTTAGCAATCAATCAAAAGACAGTTCTGAGAAAGGGAAGTTGTATCAGTCCTAGAAACAAAAGGATTGATACGAACCCAAACAAGAGAAAACACAGAAGCAAGCAAGATAAACCAAAAGAACAACGATGGTGGGTGTTCTGTTATGTCTTCCCATAAGATCTTTAAGGAAAGGATAAGGATGAAGAACGACCCAAAAGGCGAAGAAAAATTTACCAAACAAAGGTCCCCAAGCTTCATAACCTTTGTTTAAAGCATCAGAGAATCCAGCAACGACTCCAACCAAGTTAACTATGAGAAGTGTTGTTGGAAGGGTCAATGTTGGGATTTATTAAAtccatgtccaactctatattgttTGATTAGTACGATACTGTCCACTTTGAACTTTAGGTAAGTCCGCATAGATTTACTTTTGATTTACTTCTCAAAAGGCCTAGTATTAATTAGAATTGGACATCTCAAGAGTGTTGTCCATTTCACTATGTAAAGTTCACCGAAGTCTAAATCTTCTTCCGCAGATCTTTGCTTGTCTCCTAAGCCTCACCATACTTTCTCCATCACGTCGACCTTTAAAATGTATacatagttttaaaataattagcaTATAAAATTAGGAGAAAGCCTGCTATAtattgtaattaatttttttgtttatttattgttaataaatgtcaaattttgaaaaccTGGTGGTTGTAGTTTAGCTGACATTCCTGTTGACGACTAGCTATAGCAATGATTATCAAACTACATATGTAGTAGTATTTTAGAGTTCTAAATGAAAATGTATAGAAGAAAAATGTTAAATACCAGAAGGGTGAATCCATAATTTTTAATCACTTTGCTtgatataacaaaaattatggATTCACCCTTCTGGTATTTAACATTTTTCTTCTATACATTTTCATATGTagtattgtttttatattacatataaaaaaagattACTCTGTGTTGCAGTTTTTCtatgtaaatttaaaatttactgGCCGCCAAGAATAAAGTTATAAATGTAAGGGTGAATTTGCCGAATGgccaaatttgaaaaagaaattaagtgcagagcattgattttgacataattaagtCCATAACAATTATGTCAAGTTTTATCCGGTACtaccttttttttgttcaaattgcCAGTAATAGAGAGATAAAATCGATGATATCAACAATTTGACACTCCACAATTAATTATCACACGTAACACAACCAACACCACACTTTTGTTTTACACATAAATATGCATATGATTTTTCTATACCATATCACTGAAATATAATAGGATTCAAAATCCACTCACATCTAGTAAATACTAAACTTTACTCCAAACCTCAactcctaaatactaaaccataaactttAAACATCACCCTTccatctaaatactaaacccaaaactctaattactgaaccctaaacccaaatataaaccttaaacccaattatcaaaatctgaaaatagtatataatccAATCCTAATTTTTGAATAGTATAGGACTATAATCCAACACACAACTCCTCAATGCTAAATTCAAATCTAACTTTTGAATACTAAACCCAAAAATgctatcactaaacccaaacctaaactcccaccttccaaatactaaaccctaaatcctaatcactaaaccttaaacccaagtatagactctaaacccaaatagaatggaacaaaatacatagtatagtacatatagttgtaaactagaaattgataaataatgaatttatcAAACAATCGATGGTACAATAATACAACAATCGTAGCATACTATTTAGTTTGGTACTTGCGAATGgtacaaaaatataagaatcgtactagactataattttttttcactaCATATAGTATAGTCGGcgagttcatcttcttcacatcTTCCTCTTTTTGCAGACATGGTGATACACACATTCACTGGTCCAGAGTAATTATTCTTCACCATACCATATCAATACAACATactataacaatttaaataacaACGAAAAAATCAAGATCAACAACATTAAACAaactcaaaaaagaaaagaaattgtGACGTCACCTCGTCATTCTCTACGGTGCCATCTTCTCCTCCAAACTCAATTCCACAAGCCCAGAATCCATGCTCTTTCTTGGTCTTGAGATGAAGTGGTTTGTGTTCGTATGTATGAAAAAGAAACATAGATTGGaggaaaagaggaagaagaagagaaatagATGTGCACCAATGATAAccacaatttattaaaatcatttatttaatatttcttttaataaataattctcAGCAGATTACACAGGTTGAATTGAAGGGTAATGTaacattattacataaaatacatatactGTAGATGAAAGTTAGGAGTTTTAATTATCtaatgaattataatttgttgGAAGGTTATACAGTCCAATTCTCCTAAACTTAATAGCCTTTTGTATCACTTCTCTGTTACATTTCTTTCTGACTAATAACTTCTCCTTTGAATAAGTTGCTCAATGCATCCTTTAGATGATTCTATTTTACGTTTGCAGTGttaacaaaaattaacaaatcagTCTATAAAATACTAAATGATTTGGCTTTGCAATTTATTCTGGTTTGGTAGTGTCTCAAATCAAGCCATCTCAACTTCTTCTAGTAAAGGCTCGGAAAAATACTAGAGTTAGTAAAGAGGTTTGATATTTGACGTCTCAGTGGAAACAACTCTTATGTTTCAAAATgacatgaaaataaaaaagaaggcaAAAGTGGACGATACAAGAAATAAATCAAGGCAAATTAGACATCTCTTATTTTTTTCCCTCTTCCTTTGGAGTGCTTATGGGGCTTGGAGTTAATCATCTCGATGATATGAACCAAAAAGCTTACTTCCTTTTAACTTAATCTCTCTTAGAGATTAAGTTAATTCCTGGAagcttatttattattaataaaataatatgaaaccCTTATATAGGGATACAACTTTGTAGAATATGGAAAACtcttaaactaatataaaaaggaaaacttcaaaaccaattattaaatagaaaattacCAAAACTCTTAATGTAAAATATTCTAATCTATCTAACCATAGTCACGTATCATTATTCCCTTCTTCCATTCGGAGCTTGTCCTCAAGCTCCAACTAATGGTATCTAGACAGCCATATGGTAGCAACCATTTCTCTGACTCTCTGTTGTTTGATTCTATTAGGAAACTATATTTTACCACAGCTGGTGCTATCGTTGAATTTTTGGAGTTCAGAGATCGTACAGATTCTAACACGAGTATGTTGTTAGATTGTAATACAACCAACAATGGATCTTGCTGCAATAATGTCTCTGACTCTATGAGGTTAGACTCCTTTGGCTCCGAAATTACAAGTAGTTGTAGGCTTTCCTTCAAAATAATCGTCTCCAACTCTGCTTGTTTTTTCATCCTCTCTTGCTTCAACGTCGCTTGAATGTTCTTCGCAATCTCCATTATCTCACCAAGTTGTGCAATCATCTTGTCACAACTCACAGATATGGATTTCCAGAAATCCTTGTCTCCCATCGGAACCTGGTTCTGATACCAAGTTGATATGAACCAAAAAGCTTACTTCTTTTTAACCTAATCTCTCTTAGAGATTAAGTTAATTCTTGGAAtcttgtttattattaataacaAGGGTcgacccgccctacgggcggatgaattgatttttataaaagacgtcactttgtaaaaaaatcttttatctTAAATTGGGTGTGAGTATGGTTATTGCGTACACCAAATTGAATTATATCACTAACTAATGATGACCAAGTTCTTAGTATTGTTGGCTTTTTAATTCCGAGTTGAAAGAATTTATAGTGTGTTAAGTTATTATATGTGTTTTGGTGAATGTTAGTAACTGATAATAttatcaattttgtttttatgtttagctttttgtgtttttttagttatatttgcttatatataatgtaattaattGTGGTTAtaagtttaataataaatataaaatagaaagtaagaaataaagagaaaaggcaagaaaaacaacaaatgtATTATTTTGGACAATCTGAGCACGGTACACGAAAATGAgaatcattttaaataaaatattgtgtCTCAAAATGTAGGgcattttatgtttattcagaTCCAATCAATTATGCATTGGTATCAGTAAACATGGTTTAGATCCGGTAATAATGATTTTAGTGaattgatattatatttttaaaaaatcacggTTTATGGATATGGTATGGTTTATTAACTGAGCAAACCAAGCGAACCGAAGATGttgattttatataatatagtagTATATTTAAAGGGTTTAATAATATACACAATacaattttattgatatttggtaattttttttgcatACAGTTAAGGCAAATAAACAAAATCTCTCTGTCGACAAAATATctgatttaatatttaattatttaataatattatggttt contains these protein-coding regions:
- the LOC106431795 gene encoding transcription factor MYB98 is translated as MENYVDESGFAPLNQTIFARDQEHMKEEDFPFEVVDQSKPTSFLQDFHHLDHDNQFDHHHHHQYHGSTSSNPLFGIQTTSSCANNAPYQHCSSYQENMVDFYETKPQLMNHHFQAAENPYLTRNHHQEINLVDDNDHMNLEQNNMMMMRMIPFDYPPTETINKPMNFVMPDEVSCVSADNNSYRAMSFNKTKPFLTRKLSSSSSSSSWKGKKKTTLVKGQWTAEEDRILIQLVEKYGLRKWSHIAQVLPGRIGKQCRERWHNHLRPDIKKETWSEEEDRVLIEFHKEIGNKWAEIAKRLPGRTENSIKNHWNATKRRQFSKRKCRSKYPRPSLLQDYIKSLDVGVLSSSSVPARGRRKESSKKKDVVAVEEKKKEKEKEDKFYGQDRIVPECVFTDDFGFNEKLLEEGCSIDSLLDDLPQPDMDAFVHGI